A stretch of Schaalia odontolytica DNA encodes these proteins:
- a CDS encoding quinone-dependent dihydroorotate dehydrogenase, with protein MIRRAYNWAFTHFISRSNPEDAHHWGLGAISLAGRFAPTRGLMRATLGYLDPTHSPTRMVGGVEVPLTLGERRLPSRLGLAAGMDKDAEAVLGMCALGYAFVEIGTVTPRPQPGNDAPRLWRLMEERGLRNRMGFNNAGADAAAEKLRELRSTPAGRAAIVGANIGKNKVTSEADAPADYEYCAKTLAHWVDFVVVNVSSPNTPGLRDLQSVDHLRPILQAARRGCEAGAPDRTMPLFVKIAPDLADEDIVAVVELTKELGLAGVVATNTTINHDLGEGGVSGAPLLPRALEVVSLVARHLDDDQILIGTGGISSPEDALRMISAGADLVEAFSAFIFEGPSWPGEVSRALQRA; from the coding sequence ATGATCCGACGCGCGTACAACTGGGCTTTCACACACTTCATCTCGCGTTCCAACCCGGAGGATGCACACCACTGGGGTCTGGGAGCAATTTCCTTGGCTGGACGATTCGCGCCGACGCGTGGACTCATGCGTGCCACGCTGGGCTACCTCGATCCGACGCACTCCCCCACGCGAATGGTTGGCGGCGTCGAGGTCCCCCTGACCCTGGGTGAACGTCGCCTCCCGTCCCGCCTCGGTCTGGCAGCCGGCATGGACAAGGATGCCGAGGCAGTGCTCGGCATGTGCGCCCTCGGCTACGCCTTCGTCGAGATCGGTACCGTGACTCCTCGTCCCCAGCCCGGCAACGACGCGCCGCGCCTGTGGCGCCTCATGGAGGAACGCGGCCTGCGTAACCGCATGGGCTTCAACAATGCCGGAGCAGATGCCGCCGCCGAGAAGCTGCGCGAGCTGCGCTCGACCCCTGCGGGCCGCGCTGCAATCGTCGGTGCCAACATCGGCAAGAACAAAGTGACATCTGAGGCGGACGCCCCCGCCGACTACGAGTACTGCGCCAAGACACTCGCCCACTGGGTGGACTTTGTCGTCGTGAACGTCTCCTCCCCCAACACGCCCGGCCTGCGCGATCTGCAGTCCGTCGATCACCTGCGCCCGATCCTGCAGGCCGCTCGCCGCGGCTGCGAGGCAGGTGCCCCCGATCGCACCATGCCGCTCTTCGTCAAGATCGCTCCCGATTTGGCCGACGAGGACATCGTCGCCGTCGTCGAGCTGACGAAGGAGCTCGGCCTGGCGGGTGTCGTCGCCACGAACACGACGATCAACCACGACCTGGGCGAGGGCGGCGTCTCCGGCGCTCCGCTTCTGCCCCGTGCGCTGGAGGTCGTCTCCCTGGTGGCACGTCATCTCGACGACGACCAGATACTCATCGGCACGGGTGGCATCTCCTCGCCCGAGGATGCGCTGCGCATGATCAGCGCGGGCGCCGACCTGGTCGAGGCGTTCTCTGCCTTCATCTTCGAGGGCCCGTCCTGGCCGGGCGAGGTATCGCGCGCCCTCCAGCGCGCGTAA
- a CDS encoding methionine/alanine import family NSS transporter small subunit: MTAPAIALMVLTILLVWGGLVASVVLLQVLSVPTDEETEAAQRAIEAAEAAKQ; this comes from the coding sequence GTGACCGCTCCCGCTATCGCTCTCATGGTTTTGACGATCCTGCTCGTGTGGGGTGGCCTCGTCGCGTCCGTCGTGCTGCTGCAGGTCCTCTCGGTGCCCACCGATGAAGAGACCGAGGCCGCGCAGCGCGCTATCGAAGCCGCGGAAGCTGCAAAGCAGTAG
- a CDS encoding ATP-binding protein, which yields MFESLPDIPRLFTALAEWGAALVYVFVVARSASSNALNPNAAVPRWRLAAAAVGGLVVLVGAQELLGRAPLSLWVPGMMTAYALVWCVIRVGTALDWRWVTHMSARAFIVAELAASLAWQVVVYSHADKPYWHPLSFGGFAAIAATCLAVVYFFERRVYRQGALPVLRYADLASGVFIGMSIFALSNLSFISTATPFSGRSGWEVFYIRTLVDLAGYAILFAQFERIQQSATERELASIQASLDAQHHQYLAAKQDMEQVARAHHDLKHQVEAIRAELDPGRAAASFAELESSIEQIGQQYHSGNPVLDVILTTKGRACAAAGINFTAVADGALLGSMSSMDIATLFGNALDNAIEASRRVDDPAKRLIKLALFRQGQMVVIRVDNWFDGRLNTDAGGRLTTIKPDTVRHGWGVKSIQWTARKYGGQAVTDVADHWFTLTVLLPSTNTQEDK from the coding sequence GTGTTCGAGTCCCTGCCGGACATCCCGCGCCTGTTCACCGCCCTCGCGGAGTGGGGCGCCGCTCTCGTGTACGTCTTTGTCGTCGCGCGCTCGGCGTCGTCCAATGCCCTGAACCCGAACGCTGCTGTCCCCCGCTGGCGGCTCGCCGCTGCGGCCGTCGGCGGCCTCGTGGTGCTCGTCGGCGCCCAGGAACTGCTCGGCCGCGCTCCCCTGTCCCTGTGGGTGCCCGGCATGATGACGGCGTACGCGCTCGTGTGGTGTGTCATCCGCGTGGGAACCGCGCTGGACTGGCGATGGGTGACGCATATGAGCGCACGCGCCTTCATCGTGGCTGAGCTCGCAGCATCCCTCGCCTGGCAGGTCGTGGTCTACTCCCACGCCGACAAACCCTACTGGCATCCCCTGTCGTTCGGCGGTTTTGCCGCGATTGCGGCGACGTGCTTGGCCGTCGTCTACTTCTTCGAACGACGCGTCTACCGACAGGGGGCGCTGCCCGTTCTCCGTTACGCAGACCTTGCCTCCGGCGTATTTATCGGCATGTCAATCTTTGCTCTGTCCAACCTGAGTTTTATCTCGACGGCCACCCCGTTCTCTGGGAGGTCCGGCTGGGAGGTCTTCTACATCCGCACCCTCGTGGACCTGGCCGGCTACGCGATCCTCTTCGCGCAATTCGAGCGCATCCAGCAGAGCGCGACCGAGCGCGAACTCGCATCCATCCAGGCATCGCTGGATGCACAGCACCACCAGTACTTGGCCGCCAAGCAGGACATGGAGCAGGTGGCGCGCGCTCATCACGATCTCAAGCACCAGGTGGAGGCGATCCGCGCGGAGCTGGACCCCGGACGCGCCGCCGCATCGTTCGCCGAGCTCGAATCTTCGATCGAGCAGATCGGACAGCAGTACCACAGCGGCAATCCGGTCCTCGACGTCATCCTCACGACGAAAGGCCGTGCGTGCGCGGCAGCCGGCATCAACTTCACGGCGGTCGCTGACGGTGCCCTACTGGGTTCCATGTCGTCAATGGACATCGCTACCCTCTTCGGTAACGCCCTCGATAACGCGATCGAGGCCTCACGGCGCGTCGACGACCCCGCCAAGCGCCTCATCAAACTGGCACTGTTCCGCCAGGGGCAGATGGTGGTCATCCGAGTCGACAACTGGTTCGACGGCCGCCTCAACACGGACGCCGGTGGGCGCCTCACAACGATCAAGCCCGACACCGTTCGACACGGCTGGGGGGTTAAATCCATCCAGTGGACGGCCCGCAAGTACGGCGGCCAGGCGGTCACGGACGTGGCAGACCACTGGTTCACGCTGACGGTGCTTCTCCCGTCCACAAACACCCAGGAGGACAAATGA
- a CDS encoding sodium-dependent transporter, with protein sequence MSSSASKSAPRARDSWSGQTGFLLAAIGSAIGLGNIWRFPGVSYSNGGGAFLVPYLVALIFVGIPMLWLDYAVGHKFRGSPPWALRKILGGGEFIGWFQTFVCFVIMVYYGAVLAWGVQYTIYSVNEAWGADPTTFFLESFLEKVPGDTFSWAPAWAVMIPLALVWVLVLFVIGRGLSKGVEAANKVFLPLLVILFLALVVRALFLPGAVEGLNAFFTPNWSALADPNVWLAAFAQIFYSLSVGFGIMLTYASYLKPKSNLTGTALVAGFANSSFEILAGIGVFSAIGFMAHQDGVSVSKVEGLTGPILSFVTFPKIISMMPGGPLFGVLFFSSLVLAGVTSLLSLLQVVSGGLQDKFGWSPARSALVLGVPATVISLVLFGTRSGLNNLDIVDNFINSVGVVSSAILFAVLCAVAGPRLGVLRAHINSVSSVKVPKLWEPLVGIVIPVVLFVMMAMSIVQVLQKGYEGYPSSYVLIFGWGSVAIAVVASLIFTFIPWKHRPLDTHAAVAQILADDAEDTASIEGGAK encoded by the coding sequence ATGTCATCCTCCGCATCCAAATCCGCGCCCCGCGCGCGTGACTCGTGGAGCGGCCAGACAGGCTTCCTCCTGGCAGCCATCGGCTCGGCCATCGGCCTGGGCAACATCTGGCGTTTCCCCGGCGTCTCCTACTCCAACGGCGGCGGCGCCTTCCTGGTCCCGTACCTGGTTGCCCTGATCTTCGTCGGCATCCCCATGCTGTGGCTCGACTATGCGGTCGGCCACAAGTTCCGCGGTTCACCGCCGTGGGCGCTGCGCAAGATCCTCGGAGGCGGCGAGTTCATCGGCTGGTTCCAGACCTTCGTCTGCTTCGTCATCATGGTCTACTACGGCGCCGTCCTCGCGTGGGGCGTGCAGTATACGATCTACTCCGTGAACGAGGCCTGGGGCGCCGACCCGACGACGTTCTTCCTGGAGTCCTTCCTTGAGAAGGTTCCTGGCGACACCTTCTCGTGGGCCCCTGCATGGGCCGTCATGATCCCGCTTGCTCTCGTGTGGGTTCTCGTGCTCTTCGTCATCGGTCGCGGCCTGTCCAAGGGCGTCGAGGCTGCGAACAAGGTCTTCCTGCCGCTCCTCGTCATCCTCTTCCTCGCGCTCGTCGTCCGAGCACTCTTCCTGCCGGGCGCCGTCGAAGGCCTCAACGCCTTCTTCACCCCGAACTGGAGCGCTCTGGCCGACCCCAACGTGTGGCTGGCTGCCTTCGCGCAGATCTTCTACTCGCTGTCCGTGGGCTTCGGCATCATGCTGACCTACGCCTCCTACCTGAAGCCCAAGTCGAACCTGACGGGCACGGCTCTGGTCGCCGGCTTTGCGAACTCGTCCTTCGAGATCCTCGCGGGCATTGGCGTCTTCAGCGCCATCGGCTTCATGGCGCACCAGGACGGCGTGAGCGTCTCCAAGGTTGAGGGCCTGACTGGCCCGATCCTCTCCTTCGTGACCTTCCCGAAGATCATTTCGATGATGCCCGGTGGGCCTCTCTTCGGCGTGCTCTTCTTCTCGTCCCTCGTTCTGGCCGGTGTCACCTCGCTGCTCTCCCTGCTTCAGGTCGTCTCCGGTGGCCTGCAGGACAAGTTCGGCTGGTCGCCCGCCCGCTCGGCGCTGGTCCTCGGTGTGCCCGCGACCGTCATTTCCCTGGTGCTCTTCGGCACCCGATCGGGCCTGAACAACCTCGACATCGTCGACAACTTCATCAACTCGGTTGGCGTCGTGTCCTCGGCGATCCTGTTCGCTGTGCTGTGCGCAGTCGCTGGCCCCCGCCTCGGGGTGCTCCGTGCACACATCAATTCGGTGTCCAGCGTGAAGGTCCCCAAGCTCTGGGAGCCCCTCGTTGGCATCGTCATCCCGGTCGTCCTCTTCGTTATGATGGCGATGTCGATCGTGCAGGTCCTGCAGAAGGGCTACGAGGGCTACCCCAGCAGCTACGTGCTGATCTTCGGCTGGGGCTCCGTGGCGATTGCTGTTGTTGCGTCCCTGATTTTCACGTTCATCCCGTGGAAACACCGTCCGCTGGACACCCACGCGGCGGTCGCCCAGATCCTCGCTGACGACGCCGAAGACACCGCTTCGATCGAAGGAGGCGCCAAGTGA
- the glf gene encoding UDP-galactopyranose mutase produces MDLLVVGSGFFGLTFAREAAERFGMNVTVIERRDHIGGNAYSSIDEATGVEVHRYGTHLFHTSNERVWSYVNRFTAFNDYRHRVYANYRGIVYPLPINLGTINQFFGAAYSPAEARALIEQQAAEITGEPGNLEEKAISLIGRPLYDAFIAGYTAKQWQTDPRELAASIITRLPVRFTYENRYFQDRYEGLPLNGYGAWIANMVDHPRITVHTGVDFFDASSPFSKAATVGQVPVVYTGAIDRYFDYEAGELGWRTLDFETEVVDVPDYQGCSVMNYSDRDVPFTRIHEFAHLHPERDRAGATNTIIQREYSRFARPGDEPYYPIASPSDRSTLAAYRDMAAGEKNVLFGGRLGSYQYLDMHMAIASALTKVDEAVASWR; encoded by the coding sequence GTGGATCTGCTCGTTGTTGGGTCGGGCTTTTTTGGCTTGACGTTTGCCCGCGAGGCCGCGGAGCGATTCGGTATGAACGTGACCGTCATCGAGCGTCGCGACCACATTGGAGGCAACGCCTACTCGTCGATCGACGAGGCTACCGGCGTCGAAGTGCACCGCTACGGCACCCATCTCTTCCACACATCAAACGAGCGCGTGTGGTCCTACGTCAACCGATTCACGGCCTTCAACGACTACCGCCACCGGGTCTACGCCAACTACCGGGGCATCGTCTACCCGCTGCCCATCAACCTGGGCACCATCAACCAGTTCTTCGGAGCCGCCTACTCGCCGGCCGAGGCCCGTGCGCTGATCGAGCAGCAGGCCGCCGAGATCACGGGCGAACCCGGCAACCTCGAGGAGAAGGCGATTAGCCTGATCGGCCGCCCCCTCTACGACGCCTTCATCGCGGGGTACACGGCCAAGCAATGGCAGACGGATCCGCGCGAGCTTGCCGCCTCCATCATCACGCGACTGCCCGTGCGTTTCACCTACGAGAACCGCTACTTCCAGGACCGCTACGAGGGCCTTCCCCTGAACGGCTACGGCGCGTGGATCGCGAACATGGTTGATCACCCGCGTATCACCGTGCACACGGGCGTGGACTTCTTCGATGCCTCCTCGCCGTTCTCGAAGGCCGCGACCGTCGGCCAGGTCCCCGTCGTCTACACGGGCGCCATCGACCGCTACTTCGACTACGAGGCCGGCGAGCTCGGCTGGCGCACCCTCGACTTCGAGACCGAGGTCGTGGATGTGCCCGACTACCAGGGCTGCTCCGTCATGAACTACTCGGACCGCGACGTGCCTTTCACGCGCATCCACGAGTTCGCGCACCTGCACCCCGAACGTGATCGCGCCGGCGCGACCAACACGATCATCCAGCGCGAATACTCGCGCTTCGCTCGCCCCGGCGACGAGCCCTACTACCCGATCGCTTCGCCGTCGGACCGATCGACACTCGCTGCCTACCGCGACATGGCGGCGGGGGAGAAGAACGTGCTCTTCGGCGGTCGACTGGGCTCATACCAGTACCTGGACATGCACATGGCAATCGCATCGGCCCTCACCAAGGTCGACGAGGCCGTGGCCTCCTGGCGCTGA
- a CDS encoding HAD-IIB family hydrolase, with protein MKLVAFDLDDTLAPSKSPLPARMDVALRSLLDHVEVCIISGGQMGQFRTQVLDNLHATDEELSRLHLMPTCGTRYYRYEDGAWVERYAHDLDPEVAARAIASLERHARELGLWESNPWGNIIEDRGSQITFSALGQEAPLDAKRAWDPDGTKKAALRDAVQPDVPELDVRGGGSTSVDITTRGIDKAFGMGKLVEETGIPASEMLFVGDRLDPEGNDYPVKAAGYATRAVSGWEECVDVIDEIVASMS; from the coding sequence GTGAAGCTCGTTGCCTTCGATCTCGATGACACCCTGGCGCCCTCGAAGTCGCCGCTGCCGGCCCGCATGGACGTCGCTCTGCGGTCCCTGCTGGACCACGTGGAGGTGTGCATCATCTCCGGCGGCCAGATGGGCCAGTTCCGCACCCAGGTGCTGGACAACCTGCACGCCACGGACGAGGAACTCTCTCGCCTACACCTGATGCCCACCTGCGGCACGCGCTACTACCGCTATGAGGATGGGGCCTGGGTCGAGCGTTACGCGCACGACCTGGATCCCGAGGTTGCCGCACGCGCGATCGCCTCGCTCGAGCGTCACGCCCGTGAGCTCGGCCTGTGGGAGTCCAACCCGTGGGGCAACATCATCGAGGACCGTGGCTCGCAGATTACCTTCTCCGCTCTGGGCCAGGAGGCTCCGCTCGACGCTAAGCGCGCCTGGGACCCGGACGGCACCAAGAAGGCCGCTCTGCGCGATGCCGTGCAGCCCGACGTGCCCGAGCTCGATGTTCGTGGCGGTGGCTCGACCTCGGTCGACATCACCACCCGTGGCATCGACAAGGCGTTCGGCATGGGCAAGCTCGTCGAGGAGACGGGCATCCCCGCTTCCGAGATGCTCTTCGTTGGCGACCGCCTGGATCCGGAAGGCAATGACTACCCCGTCAAGGCCGCCGGCTACGCGACGCGTGCCGTGTCCGGATGGGAAGAATGCGTGGACGTCATCGACGAGATCGTGGCATCCATGAGCTGA
- a CDS encoding TrmH family RNA methyltransferase yields the protein MIIELTSADLAADSRLDDYTRLKDVKLRSKIEPERGLYMAESANVIERAIRAGHSPRSFLMSKRWLPTLTDLIEVATGGPDGADIPIFVADEDVLEQMTGFHLHRGALAAMQRPVLPTLADLLATARGGAPARRVVVLENLVDHTNVGAAFRSAAALGVDAVLVTPQCADPLYRRSVRVSMGTVFQVPWTRLESWPGDIVTLQEAGFTVASLALSDDSVSLDDFAALPALQGPDARLAMVMGTEGDGLGRRTIAASDYTVKIPMDHGVDSLNVAAASAVVFWATRGVGAQ from the coding sequence GTGATTATCGAGCTCACCAGCGCGGACCTGGCAGCAGATTCGCGCCTGGACGACTACACGCGCCTGAAAGACGTCAAACTTCGTTCCAAAATCGAACCGGAACGCGGCCTGTACATGGCCGAGTCCGCGAACGTCATCGAACGCGCAATCCGCGCCGGCCACAGCCCGCGCTCGTTCCTCATGTCGAAGCGCTGGCTACCGACCCTCACCGACCTCATCGAGGTGGCAACAGGTGGCCCCGACGGCGCGGACATTCCGATCTTCGTCGCCGACGAGGACGTGTTGGAGCAGATGACCGGCTTCCACCTGCATCGCGGTGCCTTGGCCGCCATGCAGCGCCCCGTCCTGCCGACCCTCGCAGACCTGCTCGCAACTGCTCGGGGCGGCGCCCCGGCGCGTCGCGTCGTCGTCCTGGAGAACCTCGTCGACCACACGAATGTGGGCGCTGCATTCCGTAGCGCCGCCGCGCTCGGCGTCGACGCTGTCCTCGTGACCCCACAGTGCGCTGATCCCCTCTACCGACGATCCGTGCGCGTCTCCATGGGGACCGTCTTCCAGGTGCCGTGGACCCGCCTCGAGTCCTGGCCAGGCGACATCGTCACCCTCCAGGAGGCTGGCTTCACCGTCGCATCGCTGGCTCTGTCGGACGATTCGGTGTCCCTCGACGACTTCGCCGCACTGCCCGCCCTCCAGGGGCCGGACGCCCGCCTCGCAATGGTGATGGGCACCGAAGGCGACGGCCTGGGACGGCGCACCATCGCTGCCTCCGACTACACCGTCAAAATCCCCATGGACCACGGGGTCGACTCGCTCAACGTCGCAGCCGCATCCGCCGTCGTATTTTGGGCCACCAGGGGCGTCGGCGCGCAGTAA
- a CDS encoding glycosyltransferase family 2 protein, whose product MSVPLLTVIVPAYNSEDYLDRALTTLVGYGDELEAIVVNDGSKDRTAEIADEWAARYPSVKVIHQENKGHGGAVNAGLAAATGTHVRVVDSDDWLDRRATNAVLDVLREEREAGRDLDLLVTNYVYDKQGKSVKAVIRYRNVLPRGRTFGWADLRRCRYDQYLMMHALTMRTEVVRASGLVMPEHTFYVDYLYSFVPLPYISTIRYLDVDLYHYFIGRDDQSVNEKVMITRLDQLARVNEAMTRALPPRAEVEDKLWRYMVHYLRINAVVCSVMAQLSGTPEHLALKEQIWENMDQINPEATDRLRQDLLAGLVRHASPKVVRGGYKVAAAILGFN is encoded by the coding sequence ATGAGCGTGCCGCTGCTGACGGTGATCGTGCCCGCCTACAACTCCGAGGATTACCTCGACCGGGCGCTGACCACGCTCGTCGGATACGGCGACGAACTCGAGGCGATTGTCGTCAACGACGGATCGAAGGACCGCACTGCGGAGATCGCCGACGAGTGGGCTGCTCGCTACCCCTCCGTGAAGGTCATCCACCAGGAGAACAAGGGCCACGGTGGTGCCGTCAACGCCGGCCTCGCCGCCGCCACCGGCACGCACGTGCGCGTCGTCGACTCCGATGACTGGCTGGACCGACGCGCCACAAACGCCGTTCTCGACGTCCTGCGCGAGGAACGCGAGGCCGGGCGTGACCTGGATCTGCTCGTCACCAACTACGTCTACGACAAGCAGGGAAAGTCGGTCAAGGCGGTCATCCGCTACCGCAACGTTCTGCCTCGCGGACGCACCTTCGGCTGGGCGGACCTGCGCCGATGCCGCTACGACCAGTACCTCATGATGCACGCCCTCACGATGCGCACCGAGGTCGTGCGGGCCTCCGGGCTGGTCATGCCCGAGCACACGTTCTACGTGGACTACCTGTACTCGTTCGTGCCGCTGCCCTACATTTCGACGATCCGCTACCTGGACGTGGACCTGTACCACTACTTCATCGGCCGTGACGACCAGTCCGTCAACGAGAAGGTCATGATCACGCGCCTGGATCAGCTCGCGCGGGTGAACGAGGCGATGACCCGTGCGCTGCCTCCGCGCGCCGAGGTCGAGGACAAGCTCTGGCGCTACATGGTCCACTACCTGCGTATCAACGCCGTCGTTTGCTCCGTCATGGCTCAGCTCTCGGGCACGCCCGAGCACCTGGCGCTCAAGGAGCAGATCTGGGAGAACATGGACCAGATCAATCCCGAGGCCACGGATCGACTGCGCCAGGATCTGCTCGCCGGCCTCGTGCGCCACGCGTCGCCCAAGGTCGTTCGCGGCGGCTACAAGGTCGCGGCGGCGATCCTCGGCTTCAACTAA
- a CDS encoding GNAT family N-acetyltransferase — MTIIDTPRLRLRPWSDADAPALFELARDPRIGMLCGWKPYEHIDDAHEALSTFLAVRDSYAVTLTSTGELVGSIALRVDNASAETTIADIGYWIGAPYWGNGYATEAGNAIIDRARELGVETIILKYFDGNNASRRVSEKLGFVWKGREDDVEYPLIGKRLTVHRTELTLAGR; from the coding sequence ATGACGATCATCGACACCCCGCGCCTGCGCTTGCGTCCCTGGAGCGATGCGGACGCACCCGCTCTCTTTGAACTCGCCCGTGATCCCCGCATCGGAATGTTGTGCGGCTGGAAGCCCTACGAGCACATCGACGATGCCCACGAGGCACTGTCGACCTTTCTCGCGGTGCGCGATAGCTACGCGGTGACGCTCACGTCGACCGGTGAGCTGGTTGGCTCAATTGCGCTGCGCGTCGACAACGCCAGCGCCGAGACGACAATCGCCGACATCGGCTACTGGATTGGCGCCCCCTACTGGGGCAACGGATACGCGACGGAGGCTGGGAACGCCATTATCGACCGCGCGCGTGAGCTAGGCGTGGAAACGATCATCTTGAAATACTTCGACGGAAACAACGCCTCGCGGCGGGTCTCAGAAAAGCTCGGCTTCGTGTGGAAGGGCCGCGAAGACGATGTCGAATACCCGCTCATCGGCAAGCGCCTCACCGTCCACCGGACGGAGCTGACGCTCGCCGGGCGCTGA
- a CDS encoding LytR/AlgR family response regulator transcription factor: MVRIAVVEDEAVSRQLLADYLARYSEENDVSFDVTYFEDGGAIIGDYKPVYDIILMDIQMTHVDGMTAARAIREVDQEVVLVFITSAAQFAIHGYQVGALSYLMKPLPWFAFSQELSRCLEAVAKRRGASVLLQSGTSTHRIDVADIVYVESIKHRLDVHTVSDTYSITSSLKAMEEQLAGHDFFRSNSCYLVNLAHVRGVADQECLMTGGDSLRISRPRKKAFMTALASFAGGIH; this comes from the coding sequence ATGGTGCGCATCGCCGTCGTCGAGGACGAGGCCGTCTCACGCCAGCTCCTCGCCGACTACCTCGCGCGCTACAGCGAGGAAAACGATGTCTCCTTCGACGTCACCTATTTCGAGGACGGCGGAGCCATCATCGGTGACTACAAGCCGGTGTACGACATCATCCTCATGGACATCCAGATGACCCACGTGGACGGCATGACCGCGGCGCGCGCGATCCGCGAGGTCGATCAGGAGGTCGTCCTCGTGTTCATCACGTCAGCCGCGCAGTTCGCGATCCACGGCTATCAGGTGGGGGCACTCTCCTACTTGATGAAGCCGCTGCCCTGGTTCGCGTTCTCGCAGGAACTGTCGCGGTGCCTCGAGGCCGTCGCCAAGCGGCGCGGCGCCTCGGTCCTCCTGCAGTCGGGCACGTCGACCCACCGCATCGACGTCGCGGACATCGTCTACGTGGAGTCGATTAAGCACCGCCTGGATGTGCACACGGTTTCCGACACCTACTCGATCACTTCCTCACTGAAGGCCATGGAGGAACAGCTCGCCGGTCACGACTTTTTCCGTTCAAATTCGTGCTACCTCGTTAATCTCGCCCACGTGCGCGGTGTCGCCGACCAGGAGTGCCTCATGACGGGAGGGGACAGCTTACGCATTTCCCGGCCTCGTAAGAAGGCGTTCATGACGGCTCTGGCGAGCTTCGCGGGCGGGATCCACTGA
- a CDS encoding AEC family transporter, translating into MASILWSVLSIALIIGVGWVARRAGALGPEAAGSLASVTYWVASPAMLFHAIVSTGTSGVFGAPLAVAAASGVGTALIFALVARFFLRLTRGEIALGAMASSLNNGAYIGIPIAVYVLGDASAVVPILVFQLGFFTPMFFVLADLAGSGQRPSVSGIATVIARNPMVIAAGCGFLFSAVGWPMPTLLDVSTSMLGAAAPPMILLSFGASLVDRRSASGNSGIAATVFAVVGKLALQPAIACGVGMLLGLSGPALMSVTIMAALPSAQNAYIAATRAKAGERIAQGTVLVTTFASLPVVVGIAAIFHACGVVS; encoded by the coding sequence ATGGCGTCGATTCTTTGGTCGGTCCTCTCGATCGCCCTCATCATCGGCGTCGGTTGGGTTGCTCGTCGCGCGGGTGCGCTCGGTCCCGAGGCGGCGGGTTCCCTTGCGTCGGTGACGTACTGGGTGGCGTCCCCGGCAATGCTCTTCCATGCGATCGTCTCAACGGGGACGTCTGGCGTATTCGGGGCTCCGCTCGCCGTGGCCGCAGCATCGGGCGTGGGAACCGCACTCATTTTCGCCCTGGTTGCACGCTTTTTCCTGCGCTTGACACGCGGGGAGATCGCCTTGGGGGCCATGGCCTCGTCCCTCAATAATGGCGCGTATATCGGCATCCCGATCGCCGTCTACGTGCTGGGGGATGCTTCTGCGGTCGTGCCCATCCTGGTGTTTCAGCTCGGTTTTTTCACGCCGATGTTCTTCGTGTTGGCGGATCTGGCCGGCTCCGGCCAGCGCCCGTCTGTGAGCGGCATCGCGACGGTCATCGCGCGCAACCCCATGGTCATTGCGGCTGGGTGTGGATTTCTGTTTTCCGCTGTGGGGTGGCCGATGCCGACACTCCTCGACGTGTCGACGTCCATGCTGGGAGCTGCCGCGCCCCCGATGATTCTTCTGTCCTTCGGTGCCTCGCTCGTGGACCGCCGGTCGGCGTCTGGGAATTCGGGTATTGCGGCGACCGTCTTCGCCGTCGTTGGCAAGCTCGCCCTTCAGCCCGCAATCGCGTGCGGCGTCGGGATGCTCCTCGGGTTGAGCGGTCCAGCTCTCATGTCGGTGACCATCATGGCGGCGCTGCCCTCGGCGCAAAACGCGTACATCGCGGCCACGCGTGCCAAGGCGGGGGAGCGCATCGCACAGGGAACGGTCCTCGTGACGACCTTCGCATCGCTGCCCGTCGTCGTTGGAATTGCGGCGATTTTTCATGCGTGTGGGGTCGTTTCCTAA